A genome region from Primulina eburnea isolate SZY01 chromosome 9, ASM2296580v1, whole genome shotgun sequence includes the following:
- the LOC140841343 gene encoding phospholipid--sterol O-acyltransferase-like isoform X3, with product MNEREFFIPNFNGRIGSPHRSSASAQRLQRMRVGHVIFLAASFLVFLIPAANGGGGNDDDFTRDLAKLSGIIIPGFASTQLRAWSILDCPYSPLDFNPLDLVWLDTTKLLSTVNCWLKCMMLDPYNQTDHPDCKSRPDSGLSAITELDPGYITGPLSSVWKEWVKWCIEFGVEANAIIAVPYDWRLSPAKLEERDLYFHKLKLTFETALKLHGGPSLVFAHSLGNNVFRYFLEWLKLEVAPKKYIAWLDKHIHAYFAVGAPLLGATETIKATLSGVTFGLPVSEGTARLMFNSFGSSLWMMPFSKNCRTDNIYLKHFSSGSKKGHFAYRCDEYEFNSNYSGWPTNIINIEIPSARGDEAYPSSIGVAQANMSDMECGFPTQLSFSAREISDGTFFKTITDYDPDSQRILFQLEESYHGDPVLNPFTPWDRPPLKNIFCIYGIDSKTEVGYYFAPSGKPYPDNWIITDVIYEIEGSLYTRSGNLVEGNPGAASGDETVPYHSLSWCKSWLGPKVNITRAPQSEHEGSDVQLELNVEHQPDTDIIPNMTRLPRVKYITYYEDSESLPGKRTAVWELDKANHRNIVRLSVLMRELWLETWHDSHPDRRNQFVTKAKRGPLRNEDCYWDYGKARCAWPEHCEYS from the exons atgaacgAGAGAGAATTTTTTATTCCAAATTTCAACGGAAGGATAGGTTCTCCGCACCGGTCTTCCGCTTCCGCGCAGCGCCTTCAACGAATGAGGGTAGGTCACGTTATATTTCTCGCGGCCTCGTTTCTCGTCTTCTTGATACCGGCTGCAAATGGCGGCGGTGGAAACGACGATGATTTCACCAGAGACTTGGCGAAACTTTCTGGGATCATTATCCCTGGCTTCGCGTCAACTCAACTAAGGGCGTGGTCCATCTTAGACTGTCCTTACTCTCCTCTCGATTTCAATCCCTTGGATTTAGTCTGGCTCGATACCACCAAA CTCCTGTCTACTGTCAATTGCTGGCTTAAATGTATGATGTTAGATCCTTACAACCAAACAGATCATCCTGATTGCAAGTCACGGCCTGATAGTGGTCTTTCTGCTATTACTGAGCTTGATCCGGGATACATCACAG GTCCTCTTTCTTCAGTGTGGAAAGAATGGGTTAAGTGGTGCATTGAATTTGGTGTTGAGGCTAATGCTATAATTGCGGTTCCCTATGACTGGAGATTGTCACCAGCAAAGCTTGAAGAGAGGGACCTTTACTTTCATAAACTAAA GCTGACTTTTGAAACTGCTCTTAAGCTTCACGGTGGTCCTTCATTAGTTTTTGCACACTCATTGGGCAACAATGTCTTCAGATACTTCTTGGAGTGGTTGAAGTTAGAGGTTGCTCCTAAAAAGTATATTGCTTGGCTAGATAAACATATCCATGCATACTTTGCGGTTG GAGCCCCTCTTCTTGGCGCCACTGAGACTATAAAAGCAACATTATCAGGAGTCACATTTGGCCTCCCTGTTTCCGAG GGGACAGCTCGATTGATGTTCAATTCATTTGGCTCTTCACTATGGATGATGCCGTTCTCTAAAAATTGTAGAACAGATAACATATATTTGAAACATTTTTCCTCTGGGAGCAAAAAAGGGCACTTTGCATACCGTTGTGATGAATATGAGTTTAATTCAAACTACTCTGGATGGCCaaccaacataattaatatTGAAATTCCTTCAGCACGAG GAGATGAAGCTTATCCCTCATCTATAGGTGTTGCACAAGCCAATATGTCTGACATGGAGTGTGGATTTCCAACTCAGTTATCTTTTTCTGCCCGTGAAATTTCAGATGGAACCTTTTTCAAAACTATTACAGATTATGACCCTGACAGTCAAAGAATCTTGTTTCAACTGGAAGA GTCATATCATGGTGATCCAGTTCTCAATCCTTTCACTCCTTGGGATAGACCTCCTCTGAAGAACATCTTTTGTATTTATGGAATAGATTCAAAAACTGAG GTAGGTTACTATTTTGCACCAAGTGGAAAGCCTTATCCTGATAATTGGATTATAACTGATGTAATATATGAGATAGAGGGATCTCTATATACTAG GTCCGGGAATTTGGTTGAAGGAAACCCTGGTGCTGCAAGTGGGGATGAAACG GTACCATACCATTCTCTCTCATGGTGCAAGAGCTGGCTGGGACCAAAAGTGAATATAACAAGGGCACCTCAG TCAGAACACGAAGGGTCGGACGTGCAATTAGAATTAAATGTAGAACATCAGCCTGATACGGATATCATCCCCAATATGACAAGGTTACCCAGGGTAAAATACATCACTTATTATGAAGACTCTGAAAGTCTTCCTGGAAAGAGAACTGCAGTTTGGGAGCTTGATAAAG CAAATCACAGAAATATTGTCCGATTATCAGTTTTAATGCGTGAGCTGTGGCTCGAAACATGGCATGATAGTCATCCAGATAGAAGAAATCAGTTTGTCACGAAAG CTAAGCGTGGACCTTTGAGGAATGAGGACTGCTATTGGGATTATGGCAAAGCTCGGTGTGCATGGCCTGAGCATTGTGAATACAG CTGA
- the LOC140841343 gene encoding phospholipid--sterol O-acyltransferase-like isoform X2, with translation MNEREFFIPNFNGRIGSPHRSSASAQRLQRMRVGHVIFLAASFLVFLIPAANGGGGNDDDFTRDLAKLSGIIIPGFASTQLRAWSILDCPYSPLDFNPLDLVWLDTTKLLSTVNCWLKCMMLDPYNQTDHPDCKSRPDSGLSAITELDPGYITGPLSSVWKEWVKWCIEFGVEANAIIAVPYDWRLSPAKLEERDLYFHKLKLTFETALKLHGGPSLVFAHSLGNNVFRYFLEWLKLEVAPKKYIAWLDKHIHAYFAVGAPLLGATETIKATLSGVTFGLPVSEGTARLMFNSFGSSLWMMPFSKNCRTDNIYLKHFSSGSKKGHFAYRCDEYEFNSNYSGWPTNIINIEIPSARGVAQANMSDMECGFPTQLSFSAREISDGTFFKTITDYDPDSQRILFQLEESYHGDPVLNPFTPWDRPPLKNIFCIYGIDSKTEVGYYFAPSGKPYPDNWIITDVIYEIEGSLYTRSGNLVEGNPGAASGDETVPYHSLSWCKSWLGPKVNITRAPQSEHEGSDVQLELNVEHQPDTDIIPNMTRLPRVKYITYYEDSESLPGKRTAVWELDKANHRNIVRLSVLMRELWLETWHDSHPDRRNQFVTKAKRGPLRNEDCYWDYGKARCAWPEHCEYRYIFGDVHLGQSCRLKHSSADLLLNYV, from the exons atgaacgAGAGAGAATTTTTTATTCCAAATTTCAACGGAAGGATAGGTTCTCCGCACCGGTCTTCCGCTTCCGCGCAGCGCCTTCAACGAATGAGGGTAGGTCACGTTATATTTCTCGCGGCCTCGTTTCTCGTCTTCTTGATACCGGCTGCAAATGGCGGCGGTGGAAACGACGATGATTTCACCAGAGACTTGGCGAAACTTTCTGGGATCATTATCCCTGGCTTCGCGTCAACTCAACTAAGGGCGTGGTCCATCTTAGACTGTCCTTACTCTCCTCTCGATTTCAATCCCTTGGATTTAGTCTGGCTCGATACCACCAAA CTCCTGTCTACTGTCAATTGCTGGCTTAAATGTATGATGTTAGATCCTTACAACCAAACAGATCATCCTGATTGCAAGTCACGGCCTGATAGTGGTCTTTCTGCTATTACTGAGCTTGATCCGGGATACATCACAG GTCCTCTTTCTTCAGTGTGGAAAGAATGGGTTAAGTGGTGCATTGAATTTGGTGTTGAGGCTAATGCTATAATTGCGGTTCCCTATGACTGGAGATTGTCACCAGCAAAGCTTGAAGAGAGGGACCTTTACTTTCATAAACTAAA GCTGACTTTTGAAACTGCTCTTAAGCTTCACGGTGGTCCTTCATTAGTTTTTGCACACTCATTGGGCAACAATGTCTTCAGATACTTCTTGGAGTGGTTGAAGTTAGAGGTTGCTCCTAAAAAGTATATTGCTTGGCTAGATAAACATATCCATGCATACTTTGCGGTTG GAGCCCCTCTTCTTGGCGCCACTGAGACTATAAAAGCAACATTATCAGGAGTCACATTTGGCCTCCCTGTTTCCGAG GGGACAGCTCGATTGATGTTCAATTCATTTGGCTCTTCACTATGGATGATGCCGTTCTCTAAAAATTGTAGAACAGATAACATATATTTGAAACATTTTTCCTCTGGGAGCAAAAAAGGGCACTTTGCATACCGTTGTGATGAATATGAGTTTAATTCAAACTACTCTGGATGGCCaaccaacataattaatatTGAAATTCCTTCAGCACGAG GTGTTGCACAAGCCAATATGTCTGACATGGAGTGTGGATTTCCAACTCAGTTATCTTTTTCTGCCCGTGAAATTTCAGATGGAACCTTTTTCAAAACTATTACAGATTATGACCCTGACAGTCAAAGAATCTTGTTTCAACTGGAAGA GTCATATCATGGTGATCCAGTTCTCAATCCTTTCACTCCTTGGGATAGACCTCCTCTGAAGAACATCTTTTGTATTTATGGAATAGATTCAAAAACTGAG GTAGGTTACTATTTTGCACCAAGTGGAAAGCCTTATCCTGATAATTGGATTATAACTGATGTAATATATGAGATAGAGGGATCTCTATATACTAG GTCCGGGAATTTGGTTGAAGGAAACCCTGGTGCTGCAAGTGGGGATGAAACG GTACCATACCATTCTCTCTCATGGTGCAAGAGCTGGCTGGGACCAAAAGTGAATATAACAAGGGCACCTCAG TCAGAACACGAAGGGTCGGACGTGCAATTAGAATTAAATGTAGAACATCAGCCTGATACGGATATCATCCCCAATATGACAAGGTTACCCAGGGTAAAATACATCACTTATTATGAAGACTCTGAAAGTCTTCCTGGAAAGAGAACTGCAGTTTGGGAGCTTGATAAAG CAAATCACAGAAATATTGTCCGATTATCAGTTTTAATGCGTGAGCTGTGGCTCGAAACATGGCATGATAGTCATCCAGATAGAAGAAATCAGTTTGTCACGAAAG CTAAGCGTGGACCTTTGAGGAATGAGGACTGCTATTGGGATTATGGCAAAGCTCGGTGTGCATGGCCTGAGCATTGTGAATACAG ATACATTTTTGGAGACGTGCATCTAGGCCAGAGCTGTAGGCTAAAACACTCTTCAGCGGATCTCTTGCTGAATTATGTGTAA
- the LOC140841343 gene encoding phospholipid--sterol O-acyltransferase-like isoform X1, which produces MNEREFFIPNFNGRIGSPHRSSASAQRLQRMRVGHVIFLAASFLVFLIPAANGGGGNDDDFTRDLAKLSGIIIPGFASTQLRAWSILDCPYSPLDFNPLDLVWLDTTKLLSTVNCWLKCMMLDPYNQTDHPDCKSRPDSGLSAITELDPGYITGPLSSVWKEWVKWCIEFGVEANAIIAVPYDWRLSPAKLEERDLYFHKLKLTFETALKLHGGPSLVFAHSLGNNVFRYFLEWLKLEVAPKKYIAWLDKHIHAYFAVGAPLLGATETIKATLSGVTFGLPVSEGTARLMFNSFGSSLWMMPFSKNCRTDNIYLKHFSSGSKKGHFAYRCDEYEFNSNYSGWPTNIINIEIPSARGDEAYPSSIGVAQANMSDMECGFPTQLSFSAREISDGTFFKTITDYDPDSQRILFQLEESYHGDPVLNPFTPWDRPPLKNIFCIYGIDSKTEVGYYFAPSGKPYPDNWIITDVIYEIEGSLYTRSGNLVEGNPGAASGDETVPYHSLSWCKSWLGPKVNITRAPQSEHEGSDVQLELNVEHQPDTDIIPNMTRLPRVKYITYYEDSESLPGKRTAVWELDKANHRNIVRLSVLMRELWLETWHDSHPDRRNQFVTKAKRGPLRNEDCYWDYGKARCAWPEHCEYRYIFGDVHLGQSCRLKHSSADLLLNYV; this is translated from the exons atgaacgAGAGAGAATTTTTTATTCCAAATTTCAACGGAAGGATAGGTTCTCCGCACCGGTCTTCCGCTTCCGCGCAGCGCCTTCAACGAATGAGGGTAGGTCACGTTATATTTCTCGCGGCCTCGTTTCTCGTCTTCTTGATACCGGCTGCAAATGGCGGCGGTGGAAACGACGATGATTTCACCAGAGACTTGGCGAAACTTTCTGGGATCATTATCCCTGGCTTCGCGTCAACTCAACTAAGGGCGTGGTCCATCTTAGACTGTCCTTACTCTCCTCTCGATTTCAATCCCTTGGATTTAGTCTGGCTCGATACCACCAAA CTCCTGTCTACTGTCAATTGCTGGCTTAAATGTATGATGTTAGATCCTTACAACCAAACAGATCATCCTGATTGCAAGTCACGGCCTGATAGTGGTCTTTCTGCTATTACTGAGCTTGATCCGGGATACATCACAG GTCCTCTTTCTTCAGTGTGGAAAGAATGGGTTAAGTGGTGCATTGAATTTGGTGTTGAGGCTAATGCTATAATTGCGGTTCCCTATGACTGGAGATTGTCACCAGCAAAGCTTGAAGAGAGGGACCTTTACTTTCATAAACTAAA GCTGACTTTTGAAACTGCTCTTAAGCTTCACGGTGGTCCTTCATTAGTTTTTGCACACTCATTGGGCAACAATGTCTTCAGATACTTCTTGGAGTGGTTGAAGTTAGAGGTTGCTCCTAAAAAGTATATTGCTTGGCTAGATAAACATATCCATGCATACTTTGCGGTTG GAGCCCCTCTTCTTGGCGCCACTGAGACTATAAAAGCAACATTATCAGGAGTCACATTTGGCCTCCCTGTTTCCGAG GGGACAGCTCGATTGATGTTCAATTCATTTGGCTCTTCACTATGGATGATGCCGTTCTCTAAAAATTGTAGAACAGATAACATATATTTGAAACATTTTTCCTCTGGGAGCAAAAAAGGGCACTTTGCATACCGTTGTGATGAATATGAGTTTAATTCAAACTACTCTGGATGGCCaaccaacataattaatatTGAAATTCCTTCAGCACGAG GAGATGAAGCTTATCCCTCATCTATAGGTGTTGCACAAGCCAATATGTCTGACATGGAGTGTGGATTTCCAACTCAGTTATCTTTTTCTGCCCGTGAAATTTCAGATGGAACCTTTTTCAAAACTATTACAGATTATGACCCTGACAGTCAAAGAATCTTGTTTCAACTGGAAGA GTCATATCATGGTGATCCAGTTCTCAATCCTTTCACTCCTTGGGATAGACCTCCTCTGAAGAACATCTTTTGTATTTATGGAATAGATTCAAAAACTGAG GTAGGTTACTATTTTGCACCAAGTGGAAAGCCTTATCCTGATAATTGGATTATAACTGATGTAATATATGAGATAGAGGGATCTCTATATACTAG GTCCGGGAATTTGGTTGAAGGAAACCCTGGTGCTGCAAGTGGGGATGAAACG GTACCATACCATTCTCTCTCATGGTGCAAGAGCTGGCTGGGACCAAAAGTGAATATAACAAGGGCACCTCAG TCAGAACACGAAGGGTCGGACGTGCAATTAGAATTAAATGTAGAACATCAGCCTGATACGGATATCATCCCCAATATGACAAGGTTACCCAGGGTAAAATACATCACTTATTATGAAGACTCTGAAAGTCTTCCTGGAAAGAGAACTGCAGTTTGGGAGCTTGATAAAG CAAATCACAGAAATATTGTCCGATTATCAGTTTTAATGCGTGAGCTGTGGCTCGAAACATGGCATGATAGTCATCCAGATAGAAGAAATCAGTTTGTCACGAAAG CTAAGCGTGGACCTTTGAGGAATGAGGACTGCTATTGGGATTATGGCAAAGCTCGGTGTGCATGGCCTGAGCATTGTGAATACAG ATACATTTTTGGAGACGTGCATCTAGGCCAGAGCTGTAGGCTAAAACACTCTTCAGCGGATCTCTTGCTGAATTATGTGTAA